Proteins from a genomic interval of Streptomyces sp. Tu6071:
- a CDS encoding cupin domain-containing protein, giving the protein MTEPAPAPAPLPAPGAAPRLLADFDAVLGEAPGEARGALWRLAEEGRQLDANLVRLGPGEAVGAHREDALDVLLLVVAGTGSAGGTEVRPGSAVWLPRGATRELRAGAHGLAYVTAHRRRAGLTITGRHAEPGGGEPACLLPLVCPECGRVSADTHPVFCSQCGERWPTD; this is encoded by the coding sequence ATGACAGAACCCGCCCCGGCCCCCGCACCGCTGCCCGCCCCGGGGGCGGCCCCCCGCCTCCTCGCCGATTTCGACGCGGTGCTGGGCGAGGCGCCCGGCGAGGCGCGCGGGGCCTTGTGGCGGCTGGCGGAGGAGGGGCGCCAACTCGACGCGAACCTGGTGCGGTTGGGGCCGGGCGAGGCGGTAGGCGCGCACCGGGAGGACGCGCTGGACGTGCTGCTGCTCGTCGTGGCGGGGACGGGGTCCGCCGGGGGAACGGAGGTGCGCCCCGGCAGCGCGGTGTGGTTGCCGCGCGGCGCGACGCGGGAGCTGCGGGCGGGAGCGCACGGGCTCGCGTACGTGACGGCGCACCGGCGCAGAGCCGGGCTGACGATCACGGGGAGGCACGCGGAGCCCGGGGGCGGCGAGCCCGCGTGCCTGCTGCCGCTCGTGTGCCCGGAGTGCGGGCGCGTTTCGGCGGACACGCACCCGGTGTTCTGCTCACAATGCGGGGAACGCTGGCCCACCGACTGA
- a CDS encoding VOC family protein, which yields MVSVRRVVPVLHTRSPARSREFFALLGMEQVMDHGWIATHASPATPSAQLSTTTGDATAPVTPVLSIEVDDVDAAYEALRASGAEVLFAPRDEEWGVRRFFVREPGSGAVLNVLAHTG from the coding sequence ATGGTCTCCGTACGCCGCGTCGTCCCCGTCCTCCACACCCGGTCCCCCGCCCGCAGCCGGGAGTTCTTCGCCCTGCTCGGCATGGAGCAGGTGATGGACCACGGCTGGATCGCCACCCACGCCTCGCCCGCCACCCCGAGCGCCCAGCTCAGCACGACGACGGGCGACGCGACCGCGCCCGTCACCCCCGTCCTGAGCATCGAGGTCGACGACGTCGACGCGGCGTACGAGGCGCTGCGCGCGAGCGGCGCGGAGGTGCTGTTCGCGCCGCGCGACGAGGAGTGGGGCGTCCGCCGCTTCTTCGTCAGGGAACCGGGGAGCGGGGCGGTGCTCAACGTGCTGGCCCACACAGGGTGA
- a CDS encoding DedA family protein, translating into MITLTAATASATAATTTAASATAATTSAASAAAATTTAATATTSAATATGTTSAPSPSATSSAGGLTGWATDLVERFGGPGAGAAIALENLFPPLPSEVVLPLTGFAAGRGVLTLASALFWTTLGSVVGALALYGIGVRLGRERLYALWARIPLVRVSDLERTEAWFSRHGTKAILFGRMIPVFRSLVSVPAGLTRMPLPTFTALTALGSLAWNSVLVCAGYLLGDRWELVERYAGLASRLVVVAVAVALAVWLAFLVRNRKRPESPRRHRRP; encoded by the coding sequence ATGATCACCCTGACCGCAGCCACCGCCTCCGCCACCGCAGCCACCACCACCGCAGCCTCCGCCACCGCAGCCACCACCTCCGCAGCCTCCGCTGCCGCAGCCACCACCACCGCGGCAACCGCCACCACCTCAGCCGCAACGGCAACCGGAACCACCTCCGCCCCCTCCCCCTCCGCCACCTCCTCCGCAGGCGGCCTCACCGGCTGGGCGACCGATCTCGTCGAGCGGTTCGGCGGTCCCGGTGCCGGGGCCGCGATCGCGCTGGAGAACCTGTTCCCTCCGCTGCCCAGCGAAGTGGTCCTGCCCCTCACGGGGTTCGCGGCGGGGCGCGGGGTCCTCACCCTCGCGTCCGCCCTCTTCTGGACCACGCTCGGCTCCGTCGTCGGGGCCCTCGCGCTCTACGGCATCGGCGTCCGGCTCGGCCGTGAGCGCCTCTACGCCCTGTGGGCGCGCATCCCGCTCGTCCGCGTCTCCGACCTGGAGCGTACGGAGGCGTGGTTCTCGCGTCACGGCACGAAGGCGATCCTCTTCGGCCGCATGATCCCGGTCTTCCGCAGCCTCGTCTCCGTCCCCGCCGGGCTGACCCGGATGCCGCTGCCCACCTTCACCGCGCTCACGGCGCTCGGGAGTCTCGCCTGGAACTCCGTTCTGGTGTGCGCGGGTTACCTCCTGGGGGACCGCTGGGAGCTGGTTGAGCGGTACGCGGGTCTGGCGAGCAGACTCGTCGTGGTCGCCGTCGCCGTGGCCCTCGCGGTGTGGCTCGCGTTCCTCGTACGGAACCGGAAGCGACCCGAAAGCCCGCGCCGCCACCGGCGCCCCTGA
- a CDS encoding DinB family protein has protein sequence MAPELRRPPLRADERTTLTGWLDLQRKILRWKCEGLSDEDAHRSVIPTSPAMTMAGLVSHLRWTEHMWLEVVFLGGDKERNPAFGPPGGGADWRTGGRPLAGLLAEYEAQCARSDEIVAAASLDDTGRHPEFHDSGATLRWVLTHLVEETGRHAGHADLVRELLDGTKGYY, from the coding sequence ATGGCACCCGAACTGCGACGCCCCCCGCTCCGAGCGGACGAACGCACCACGCTCACCGGCTGGCTGGACCTGCAGCGGAAGATCCTGCGCTGGAAGTGCGAGGGGCTGAGCGACGAGGACGCGCACCGCTCCGTCATCCCCACCTCCCCCGCCATGACGATGGCCGGCCTCGTCTCGCACCTGCGCTGGACCGAGCACATGTGGCTGGAGGTGGTCTTCCTCGGCGGCGACAAGGAGCGCAATCCCGCGTTCGGCCCGCCGGGCGGCGGCGCCGACTGGCGCACCGGCGGTCGCCCCCTCGCCGGGCTCCTCGCGGAGTACGAGGCGCAGTGCGCGCGCAGCGACGAGATCGTCGCCGCCGCCTCCCTGGACGACACCGGCCGGCACCCCGAGTTCCACGACAGCGGCGCCACCCTCCGCTGGGTGCTGACCCACCTCGTCGAGGAGACGGGACGGCACGCGGGCCACGCCGACCTCGTCCGCGAACTGCTCGACGGCACGAAGGGCTATTACTAG
- a CDS encoding TetR/AcrR family transcriptional regulator: MAERRRGAALERALLDAAWEELTARGYAGFTMDAVVRRAGTSPPVLYRRWPDRDTLVRAAVTHVLERSHIDVPDTGSLRGDLLILMRTINETRVRLITVMNAHLAGYYQETGTNPGDLLADAREANGDAIWERAVARGEIAPGRLTERIKRLPFDLLRHEILISFAPVPDAVLEEIVDTIVLPLVEQGA, encoded by the coding sequence ATGGCCGAGCGGCGACGCGGGGCCGCCCTGGAGCGGGCGCTCCTGGACGCGGCGTGGGAGGAGCTGACGGCGCGCGGGTACGCCGGGTTCACGATGGACGCGGTGGTACGGCGCGCGGGGACGAGCCCGCCCGTCCTCTACCGCCGCTGGCCGGACCGCGACACCCTCGTACGGGCCGCCGTCACCCACGTCCTGGAGCGCTCGCACATCGACGTCCCCGACACGGGCAGCCTGCGCGGGGACCTCCTGATCCTCATGCGGACGATCAACGAGACGCGCGTGCGGCTCATCACGGTCATGAACGCGCACCTCGCGGGCTACTACCAGGAGACGGGCACGAACCCGGGCGACCTGCTGGCGGACGCGCGCGAGGCGAACGGCGACGCGATCTGGGAGCGGGCCGTGGCACGCGGCGAGATCGCGCCCGGCCGCCTGACGGAACGGATCAAGAGGCTCCCCTTCGACCTGCTGCGCCACGAGATCCTGATCTCGTTCGCGCCCGTGCCGGACGCGGTGCTCGAAGAGATCGTGGACACGATCGTGCTGCCGCTGGTCGAGCAGGGGGCATAG
- a CDS encoding NAD-dependent protein deacetylase translates to MPTQPQPHQPPGSAPGATAPSAPTGPAYDALVRLLAAGPLTVLTGAGISTESGIPDYRGPAGSLRHHTPMTYEEFTGSEEGRRRYWARSHAGWRRIWRAAPNAGHHAVEALRRAGFVSGVITQNVDGLHRAAGTREAVELHGGLDRVICLDCGRVTAREELDGRLRALNGDFGEAAGARINPDGDVELPAELVRDFRVAPCAACGGVLKPDVVFFGETVPKPRVRRCFDLVDAGRGVLVLGSSLTVMSGLRFVRHAARAGKPVAIVNQGPTRGDDRATIRLDLPLGTALPDLARRLGAPLPTP, encoded by the coding sequence ATGCCCACGCAGCCGCAGCCGCACCAGCCCCCCGGCTCCGCGCCCGGCGCCACCGCACCCAGCGCCCCCACCGGCCCCGCCTACGACGCCCTCGTCCGCCTCCTCGCCGCCGGTCCCCTCACCGTCCTCACCGGGGCCGGGATCTCCACCGAGTCCGGCATCCCCGACTACCGGGGCCCCGCCGGGAGCCTCAGGCACCACACGCCGATGACGTACGAGGAGTTCACCGGCAGCGAGGAGGGGCGCCGCAGGTACTGGGCGCGCAGCCACGCCGGGTGGCGGCGGATCTGGCGGGCCGCGCCGAACGCCGGGCACCACGCCGTCGAGGCGCTGCGCCGCGCGGGCTTCGTCTCCGGCGTCATCACGCAGAACGTCGACGGGCTGCACCGCGCGGCCGGAACGCGCGAGGCCGTCGAGCTGCACGGCGGGCTCGACCGGGTGATCTGCCTCGACTGCGGTCGCGTCACCGCGCGCGAGGAGCTGGACGGGCGGCTGCGCGCGCTCAACGGCGACTTCGGCGAGGCGGCGGGCGCGCGGATCAACCCGGACGGGGACGTCGAACTGCCCGCCGAGCTGGTCAGGGACTTCCGTGTCGCCCCGTGCGCGGCCTGCGGCGGCGTCCTCAAACCGGATGTCGTCTTCTTCGGCGAGACGGTTCCGAAGCCGCGCGTCCGGCGCTGCTTCGACCTCGTCGACGCCGGTCGGGGCGTCCTCGTGCTCGGCTCCTCGCTCACGGTCATGTCGGGCCTCCGGTTCGTACGGCACGCGGCGCGCGCGGGCAAACCGGTCGCGATCGTCAACCAGGGCCCCACCCGGGGCGACGACCGCGCGACGATCCGCCTCGACCTCCCCCTCGGCACCGCGCTCCCCGACCTCGCCCGCCGCCTCGGCGCCCCCCTGCCGACTCCTTGA
- a CDS encoding terpene synthase family protein, giving the protein MAQPFTLPDFYVPYPARLNPHLEAARVHARAWARSMGMLEGSGVWEQRDLDAHDYALLCAYTHPDCDEEALNLVTDWYVWVFFFDDHFLELFKRGQDREGGKAYLDRLPAFMPADLADGFPEPENPVEAGLADLWRRTVPAMSADWRERFSTSTRNLLNESLWELSNINAGRISNPVEYIEMRRKVGGAPWSAGLVEYAAGAELPARVAGTRPLRVLTDAFSDAVHLRNDLFSYQREVEDEGELSNGVLVLEHFLGCTTPEAAEAVNDLLTSRLQQFENTALVELPALSAEYGLDPAENAALASYVKGLQDWQSGGHEWHLRSSRYMNEGAVSGVAAGLTGVLGTSAVHLAAALGTPARARLRSHTRPPHTHEGPSLLPDLTLSYPLGLSPYHERARTASVDWAERMGLLNDIWDREKLEGYDFALCSAGLDPDASPEELELSAEWLTWGTYGDDYYPLVFGRPRDLVAARVLHERLLACMPLEDPALAASFAAAPIERSLADLWTRTAGPMDPVTRAAFRDGVEHMLESWLWELGNQAQHRVPDPVDYLEMRRHTFGSELTMSLSRMRHAAALPAGVLDSGTVRALENAVADYGCLINDVFSYQKEVQYEGELHNLVLVVENFFGCDYPTAFRMVEHLMAARLDQFEHAVANELPVLYEDFGLSHEQIGTMETYLGELRDWLAGILNWHRGVRRYDAAFLPGCLPYGSVPETAVRGAGVPGAAGPGPGAGGVFATGPAAVGAAAVAVPGAALADVQMTAPAGVPAAGSVPRQAASGAAPATASGAAPETDASAVPSVAATAPGWQHPSGIGTSAARVGPGAVR; this is encoded by the coding sequence ATGGCCCAGCCCTTCACGCTCCCCGATTTCTACGTCCCGTACCCGGCCCGGCTGAACCCGCACCTCGAAGCCGCCCGCGTCCACGCGCGCGCGTGGGCCAGGTCGATGGGCATGCTGGAGGGCTCGGGGGTGTGGGAGCAGCGCGATCTCGACGCGCACGACTACGCGCTGCTCTGCGCCTACACGCACCCGGACTGCGACGAGGAGGCGCTGAACCTCGTCACGGACTGGTACGTGTGGGTCTTCTTCTTCGACGACCACTTCCTGGAGTTGTTCAAGCGCGGCCAGGACCGCGAGGGCGGCAAGGCGTACCTGGACCGGCTGCCCGCCTTCATGCCGGCGGACCTCGCGGACGGCTTCCCCGAGCCGGAGAACCCGGTCGAGGCGGGGCTCGCGGACCTGTGGCGGCGCACGGTCCCCGCGATGTCGGCGGACTGGCGCGAGCGCTTCTCGACCTCGACGCGCAATCTCCTCAACGAGTCGCTGTGGGAGCTGTCCAACATCAACGCGGGCCGGATCTCCAACCCGGTCGAGTACATCGAGATGCGCCGCAAGGTCGGCGGAGCGCCGTGGTCGGCGGGCCTCGTCGAGTACGCGGCCGGGGCCGAACTCCCCGCCCGGGTCGCCGGAACCCGCCCCCTCCGCGTCCTCACGGACGCCTTCTCGGACGCCGTGCACCTGCGCAACGACCTCTTCTCCTACCAGCGCGAGGTCGAGGACGAGGGCGAACTCAGCAACGGCGTGCTGGTGCTGGAGCACTTCCTGGGGTGCACGACCCCGGAGGCCGCCGAGGCGGTCAACGACCTGCTCACCTCCCGGCTCCAGCAGTTCGAGAACACCGCGCTCGTCGAACTGCCCGCGCTGAGCGCCGAGTACGGACTCGACCCGGCGGAGAACGCGGCACTCGCCTCGTACGTCAAGGGACTTCAGGACTGGCAGTCGGGCGGCCACGAGTGGCACCTGCGCTCCAGCCGCTACATGAACGAGGGCGCCGTCTCGGGCGTGGCCGCCGGTCTCACCGGGGTGCTCGGTACGAGCGCGGTCCACCTCGCCGCCGCCCTCGGCACACCGGCCCGCGCCCGCCTGCGCTCCCACACCCGCCCCCCGCACACCCACGAAGGCCCGTCCCTGCTACCGGACCTCACGCTGAGCTATCCGCTCGGCCTGAGCCCGTACCACGAGCGGGCGCGCACCGCGTCCGTGGACTGGGCCGAGCGGATGGGGCTCCTCAACGACATCTGGGACCGCGAGAAGCTGGAAGGCTACGACTTCGCGCTCTGCTCGGCGGGGCTCGACCCGGACGCGAGCCCGGAGGAGCTGGAACTCAGCGCCGAGTGGCTGACGTGGGGCACGTACGGGGACGACTACTACCCGCTCGTCTTCGGCCGCCCGCGCGACCTCGTCGCGGCCCGCGTGCTGCACGAACGGCTGCTCGCCTGCATGCCGTTGGAGGACCCGGCGCTCGCGGCGTCCTTCGCGGCGGCGCCGATCGAGCGCTCCCTCGCCGACCTGTGGACGCGTACGGCGGGACCGATGGACCCGGTCACGCGCGCCGCCTTCCGCGACGGCGTGGAGCACATGCTGGAGAGCTGGCTGTGGGAACTGGGCAACCAGGCGCAGCACCGCGTCCCGGACCCGGTCGACTACCTGGAGATGCGCCGCCACACCTTCGGCTCCGAACTCACCATGAGCCTCAGCCGGATGCGGCACGCCGCCGCGCTGCCGGCCGGGGTGCTCGACAGCGGCACGGTGCGCGCCCTGGAGAACGCGGTGGCGGACTACGGCTGCCTGATCAACGACGTGTTCTCGTACCAGAAGGAGGTGCAGTACGAGGGCGAGCTGCACAACCTGGTGCTGGTGGTGGAGAACTTCTTCGGGTGCGACTACCCGACGGCGTTCCGCATGGTGGAGCACCTGATGGCGGCGAGGCTCGACCAGTTCGAGCACGCGGTGGCGAACGAACTGCCGGTGCTGTACGAGGACTTCGGTTTGTCGCACGAGCAGATCGGCACGATGGAGACGTACTTGGGCGAGCTGCGCGACTGGCTCGCCGGCATCCTCAACTGGCATCGAGGTGTGCGGCGTTACGACGCGGCATTCCTGCCGGGGTGCCTGCCGTACGGGTCGGTGCCGGAGACGGCGGTGCGGGGGGCGGGGGTGCCGGGGGCGGCGGGGCCGGGGCCGGGAGCCGGGGGTGTGTTCGCGACGGGGCCGGCGGCTGTGGGGGCGGCGGCTGTGGCCGTGCCGGGGGCCGCACTCGCCGACGTGCAGATGACGGCTCCCGCCGGCGTACCGGCGGCGGGGTCCGTTCCCCGGCAGGCGGCCTCCGGTGCCGCGCCCGCAACGGCGTCCGGTGCCGCGCCTGAGACGGATGCCAGCGCGGTGCCTTCGGTGGCGGCCACCGCGCCCGGGTGGCAGCACCCCTCCGGGATCGGGACGAGCGCGGCGCGGGTGGGGCCGGGCGCGGTGCGGTAG
- a CDS encoding MDR family MFS transporter: MPAPSPSPSSPAPPGSASGGPAPVDPAVWRLAFTVVIGALAVVFDTTIVTVALDDLTRSLHASIATIQWVSTGYLLAVFVTIPLTKWAQARVGGKRLWIGALAVFLLGSVLSALAWNAPALIAFRVVQGIGGGIMMPLMATLIMQAAKGREIGRVMATVTLPTALGPILGPVLGGLILSVASWRWLFLVNIPFCLVGAVLAHRDLPDDRPAPDAARPGLDVTGLLLLSPGVAALLYGLSRVEGSAGFTSAGVLVPLLAGLVLVLAFVARSLPRAHALINLRLLRHRAPAASAALLFLGGTSLYGAMLLLPLYWQQVRGEGALGAGLLLIPQGLGALAARTRAGHLTDRLGPRPVALAGFALVTLGTLPFALADAHTNTVLLLAALFLRGLGLGAAMVPLNGAAFIGLAHHEIPDASIISRVSQQIGGSVGTAVLAVVLQHTTASAATVADGYGAAFWWALAATAVALPLSLMLPGRGEVRG, encoded by the coding sequence ATGCCCGCACCCTCTCCCTCCCCCTCCTCCCCGGCGCCGCCGGGCTCCGCGTCCGGCGGGCCCGCGCCCGTCGATCCCGCCGTGTGGCGGCTCGCCTTCACCGTCGTCATCGGGGCGCTCGCCGTCGTCTTCGACACGACGATCGTCACCGTCGCGCTCGACGACCTCACCCGCTCCCTGCACGCCTCGATCGCCACGATCCAGTGGGTGAGCACCGGCTACCTGCTCGCCGTCTTCGTCACGATCCCGCTCACCAAGTGGGCCCAGGCCCGCGTCGGCGGCAAACGCCTGTGGATCGGCGCGCTCGCCGTGTTCCTGCTCGGCTCGGTGCTCAGCGCGCTGGCCTGGAACGCGCCCGCGCTGATCGCCTTCCGCGTCGTGCAGGGCATCGGCGGCGGGATCATGATGCCGCTCATGGCGACGCTGATCATGCAGGCCGCGAAGGGCCGCGAGATCGGCCGCGTCATGGCGACCGTGACCCTGCCCACCGCGCTCGGCCCCATCCTCGGGCCGGTGCTCGGCGGCCTCATCCTGAGCGTCGCGAGCTGGCGCTGGCTCTTCCTCGTGAACATCCCCTTCTGCCTCGTCGGCGCCGTCCTCGCGCACCGCGACCTCCCCGACGACCGCCCCGCGCCCGACGCCGCGCGCCCCGGCCTCGACGTCACCGGGCTGCTGCTGCTCTCGCCGGGCGTCGCCGCGCTCCTGTACGGGCTCTCGCGGGTCGAGGGCAGCGCGGGCTTCACGAGCGCGGGCGTTCTTGTACCGCTGCTCGCCGGGCTCGTGCTCGTCCTCGCCTTCGTCGCCCGCTCGCTGCCGCGCGCGCACGCGCTCATCAACCTGCGGCTCCTGCGCCACCGCGCGCCCGCCGCCTCCGCCGCCCTGCTGTTCCTCGGCGGCACGAGCCTGTACGGCGCGATGCTGCTGCTCCCGCTCTACTGGCAGCAGGTACGGGGCGAGGGCGCGCTCGGCGCGGGGCTGCTCCTCATCCCGCAGGGCCTCGGCGCGCTCGCCGCGCGCACCCGCGCGGGACACCTCACCGACCGGCTCGGGCCGCGCCCCGTCGCCCTCGCGGGCTTCGCGCTCGTGACGCTCGGCACGCTGCCCTTCGCCCTCGCGGACGCGCACACGAACACGGTGCTGCTCCTGGCCGCGCTCTTCCTGCGCGGACTCGGCCTCGGCGCCGCGATGGTCCCGCTGAACGGCGCCGCCTTCATCGGCCTCGCCCACCACGAGATCCCGGACGCGAGCATCATCTCGCGCGTCTCCCAGCAGATCGGCGGCTCCGTCGGCACCGCCGTGCTCGCCGTCGTCCTCCAGCACACGACCGCGAGCGCCGCCACGGTCGCCGACGGTTACGGCGCCGCCTTCTGGTGGGCGCTCGCGGCGACGGCGGTGGCACTGCCGCTGTCGCTGATGCTGCCGGGGAGGGGTGAGGTACGGGGGTAG